A region from the Gemmatimonadota bacterium genome encodes:
- the dusB gene encoding tRNA dihydrouridine synthase DusB → MRLPYPTPDHIPLILAPMAGVSESPFRRLCRQFGADVVVTEFLSAEGIRRENPATVAKLRFGADERTIGVQIFGADPVAMHDAAALVTDVFQPDFIDINFGCPVKKVVRRNGGSGCLRDLGLVQDVIRAVRSGTHLPVTVKVRSGWSEEMRDPVTIGLRCQDAGASALTLHPRTRTQMYTGHARWEEIAAVKAALSIPVIGNGDIKTPEDVVRMRQLTNCDAVMIARGSFGQPWIFPQARALLDGTPVPPTPGVEQRFAIALDHARLVQSYEHDPEGAAVEFRKHLGWYVKGLPNSAYLRKRLHAVNSFSEVEGIFGEYLATGLHLERSDVSTDLTPVEA, encoded by the coding sequence ATGCGGCTCCCGTACCCAACCCCCGACCACATCCCGTTGATCCTGGCCCCGATGGCCGGTGTCTCGGAGTCGCCGTTCCGGCGGTTGTGCCGACAGTTCGGTGCTGACGTCGTGGTCACGGAGTTCCTCTCTGCCGAGGGGATTCGTCGGGAGAACCCGGCGACGGTGGCCAAGTTGCGGTTTGGAGCCGATGAACGAACCATCGGCGTCCAGATATTCGGCGCTGATCCCGTTGCCATGCACGACGCGGCTGCGCTCGTCACCGACGTGTTCCAGCCTGATTTCATCGACATCAACTTCGGCTGTCCGGTCAAGAAGGTCGTGCGCCGCAATGGGGGCAGCGGATGCCTCCGCGACCTGGGGCTCGTGCAGGACGTGATACGCGCGGTGCGATCCGGCACCCACCTGCCGGTAACGGTCAAGGTCCGCAGCGGGTGGAGTGAGGAGATGCGTGATCCAGTCACCATCGGCCTCCGGTGCCAGGACGCTGGCGCGAGCGCGTTGACCCTGCACCCGCGCACGCGCACCCAGATGTACACCGGACACGCGCGGTGGGAGGAGATTGCCGCGGTGAAGGCGGCGCTGTCCATCCCGGTGATCGGCAATGGCGACATCAAGACTCCCGAGGACGTGGTGCGCATGCGCCAGTTGACGAACTGCGATGCGGTTATGATCGCGCGCGGATCGTTTGGTCAACCGTGGATCTTCCCCCAGGCGCGCGCACTGCTGGATGGAACTCCCGTGCCCCCGACTCCGGGGGTCGAACAGCGGTTCGCGATCGCCCTCGATCACGCGCGGCTGGTCCAGTCCTATGAGCACGACCCGGAAGGCGCCGCCGTGGAGTTCCGGAAGCACCTCGGTTGGTACGTGAAGGGCCTCCCCAATTCGGCTTACCTGCGCAAGCGCCTGCACGCCGTGAATTCCTTTTCCGAGGTAGAGGGGATCTTCGGAGAATACCTCGCGACCGGGCTCCATCTGGAGCGTTCGGACGTGAGCACCGACCTGACCCCGGTCGAGGCGTGA
- the aroF gene encoding 3-deoxy-7-phosphoheptulonate synthase, whose protein sequence is MSAPRKRPYPLAGLGASAGPTVITVPDTSLTIGGPGIAIIAGPCSVESYGMLSQTATSVRAAGAAFLRGGAFKPRTSPYTFSGLGVDALEMLATVRAETGMPVVTEVIDTRLVDTVAMYADILQIGARNMHNYALLSEVGRTRKPVLLKRGFAATIAELVMAAEHIMTQGNMDVILCERGIRSFDTETRNTFDVAAIPVLKRETHLPVIVDPSHAAGRTDIVAALSNAAIAAGADGLIVEVHPRPPEALSDADQSLSLAEFDALMRGLAPFVQAAGRYLVAPAPIPVAPHTEPAS, encoded by the coding sequence GTGAGCGCACCTCGAAAGCGGCCGTATCCCCTCGCAGGTCTGGGCGCCTCTGCAGGCCCGACCGTCATCACGGTTCCTGACACCAGCCTGACGATTGGCGGGCCTGGGATTGCGATCATCGCCGGGCCATGCTCAGTGGAGAGTTACGGAATGTTGAGCCAGACGGCGACCTCCGTCCGCGCCGCCGGCGCCGCATTCCTGCGAGGGGGCGCCTTCAAGCCGCGAACCTCTCCCTACACATTCTCCGGACTCGGCGTCGACGCGCTCGAGATGCTGGCGACCGTCCGGGCCGAGACCGGGATGCCGGTCGTGACCGAGGTCATCGACACCCGGCTGGTGGATACGGTCGCGATGTACGCGGACATCCTGCAGATCGGCGCCCGCAACATGCACAACTATGCCCTGTTGTCCGAGGTCGGCCGGACGCGCAAGCCCGTCCTGCTCAAGCGGGGGTTTGCAGCCACCATCGCCGAGCTGGTCATGGCCGCGGAGCACATCATGACCCAGGGCAATATGGATGTGATCCTGTGTGAGCGCGGCATTCGTTCGTTTGATACGGAGACGCGCAACACGTTCGACGTGGCCGCGATCCCGGTGCTCAAGCGGGAAACGCACCTGCCGGTGATCGTGGATCCGAGCCATGCCGCCGGACGGACCGACATCGTGGCGGCACTGTCCAATGCGGCCATTGCGGCGGGCGCCGACGGCCTCATCGTTGAGGTGCACCCCCGCCCACCGGAGGCACTGTCTGACGCCGACCAGTCGCTGAGTCTCGCGGAGTTCGACGCGCTCATGCGCGGGCTCGCTCCCTTCGTGCAGGCGGCCGGACGGTACCTGGTGGCCCCAGCACCCATTCCGGTTGCCCCGCACACGGAGCCTGCCTCGTGA
- the metC gene encoding cystathionine beta-lyase has translation MASSFRAPNTPVYRASTVLFDSIAHLEEVHRANRAGDPDPKMYGTFGTPTTDALRDAVLAAEGGAGVVFAPSGLGAVAVALLTVARTGAHLLVPDSVYGPTRELCDKTLSRLGVETEYYDPMVGAEIVQLLRASTCAVLQESPGSYTFEVQDVPAISRAIRSSGHPAAILMDNAWGSPGLFRPLDHGVDISIIPLTKYWGGHADLLLGAVVASATSWSALRDTAVALGSCTNGDEAYLATRGARSVEIRLRQHERSGLAVAKWLQGQRRVGQVLHVAFPDCPGHDVWRRDYNGSNGLFAFMLLTPAGTAATKDEVAVFVDRLVQTGAFGLGYSWGGFESLVMPAVLPGGANITRTVSTASLENLVRLHIGLEPVERLVAALEFALGSALIP, from the coding sequence ATGGCATCATCGTTCCGCGCGCCCAATACGCCGGTCTATCGCGCCTCCACCGTCCTCTTCGACTCGATCGCACACCTCGAGGAGGTGCACCGGGCCAACCGCGCGGGCGATCCCGATCCGAAGATGTACGGCACCTTCGGGACGCCCACCACCGACGCACTCCGGGACGCGGTGCTCGCCGCGGAAGGGGGCGCGGGTGTCGTCTTCGCTCCCAGTGGGCTCGGCGCTGTGGCCGTCGCCCTGTTGACCGTCGCGCGAACCGGAGCACACCTGCTGGTCCCCGACTCCGTGTACGGACCGACCCGTGAACTCTGCGACAAGACCCTTAGCCGCCTTGGCGTGGAGACGGAGTACTACGATCCGATGGTTGGCGCAGAGATCGTGCAGCTGTTGCGGGCATCCACCTGCGCCGTGCTCCAGGAAAGCCCGGGAAGCTACACCTTCGAGGTGCAGGATGTCCCCGCCATCTCCCGCGCCATCCGGAGCAGCGGTCACCCCGCCGCCATTCTCATGGACAATGCGTGGGGCTCGCCGGGGCTCTTCCGCCCCCTCGACCACGGTGTGGATATCTCGATCATCCCCCTCACCAAGTACTGGGGCGGACACGCCGATCTCCTTTTGGGGGCAGTGGTTGCGAGCGCGACTTCATGGAGTGCGTTACGGGATACCGCCGTCGCGTTAGGCAGCTGCACCAATGGGGACGAGGCCTACCTCGCGACGCGCGGTGCACGCTCTGTGGAAATTCGCCTCCGCCAGCACGAGCGCTCCGGGCTCGCCGTCGCGAAGTGGCTGCAGGGACAGCGGCGCGTTGGTCAGGTCCTTCACGTGGCGTTCCCGGACTGTCCGGGGCACGACGTCTGGCGAAGGGACTACAACGGATCGAACGGGCTATTCGCGTTCATGCTGCTCACGCCGGCGGGCACGGCGGCAACGAAGGACGAAGTTGCGGTATTCGTCGATCGCCTCGTACAGACCGGCGCCTTTGGCCTCGGGTACTCGTGGGGTGGGTTTGAGAGCCTCGTGATGCCAGCGGTGCTCCCGGGCGGCGCCAACATCACCCGGACGGTGTCCACGGCGTCGCTGGAGAACCTCGTTCGGCTGCACATCGGGCTTGAGCCCGTCGAGCGCCTCGTGGCGGCACTCGAGTTCGCGCTGGGCTCGGCCCTTATTCCTTGA
- a CDS encoding isoprenylcysteine carboxylmethyltransferase family protein, translating to MNASQVPALPWSPAWLVRYGNFLFKTRDAVFPVVLVGLLVMTPMGTMGGDVPRSRLVDIAGVAIALAGQLLRVAVIGYRYIVRGGRNREVYAEGLVSTGFFALSRNPLYVGNILILAGLFVIWNSPWMYLFGAPFFLLGYRAIVAAEEAYLGRQYGSEFAAYCARVPRWWVRLGGLATATSGMTFNWRRVVLKEYGSAAYWMAGSAVLLLLKDRRYALLTSTEPRPLVYWVAIGGVVLGWGIARYLKKSKRLKE from the coding sequence GTGAACGCGAGCCAGGTCCCTGCACTGCCCTGGAGTCCTGCCTGGCTCGTCCGGTACGGGAACTTCCTGTTCAAGACCCGCGATGCGGTCTTTCCCGTGGTCCTCGTGGGGCTCCTCGTGATGACCCCGATGGGCACCATGGGCGGCGACGTACCGAGGTCTCGCCTGGTTGACATTGCCGGCGTGGCCATTGCCCTCGCCGGGCAGCTGCTTCGTGTGGCGGTCATCGGGTATCGGTACATCGTCCGTGGCGGGCGTAATCGCGAGGTCTACGCCGAGGGCCTGGTGTCCACCGGGTTCTTCGCCCTGTCGCGCAATCCGCTGTACGTCGGAAATATCCTGATCCTCGCGGGGCTCTTCGTTATCTGGAACAGCCCGTGGATGTACCTCTTCGGCGCCCCGTTCTTCCTCCTGGGATACCGCGCGATCGTCGCGGCCGAAGAGGCCTATCTCGGTCGACAGTATGGGAGCGAGTTCGCGGCCTACTGCGCCCGGGTACCTCGCTGGTGGGTGCGTCTCGGGGGGCTCGCCACTGCGACCTCCGGGATGACCTTCAATTGGCGGCGCGTGGTGCTGAAGGAATACGGGAGTGCCGCCTACTGGATGGCCGGCTCCGCCGTGCTCCTCCTGCTCAAGGATCGGCGGTACGCCCTTCTCACGTCGACGGAGCCGCGACCGTTGGTCTACTGGGTAGCCATCGGCGGCGTCGTTCTCGGGTGGGGCATTGCCCGCTACCTGAAGAAATCGAAGCGGCTCAAGGAATAA
- a CDS encoding amidophosphoribosyltransferase has protein sequence MCGIFGVYGRPDAATITHLGLYSLQHRGQESAGIVAVDGESVARGTRRMGLVSDGLTAREMEALPGHMAIGHTRYSTAGSSALENAQPVLARFKGGHIALAHNGNLTNATEIRGTLENSGSIFASTMDSEVIVHRLARTHSAAPEHMLADALDGIEGAYCLTVLIGETLLAARDPRGFRPLVVGRLGDGWVVASETCALDIVGASLHCEVAPGEIIAMDSRGFRSLQLPTQRPLTRCVFEHVYFARPDSYVFSGSVDRARRALGRRLAAESPAPEAELVFAVPDSSNAAALGYAEASGLPLELALIRNHYVGRTFIQPTQAGRDAKVKVKYNAVKEVLQGRSVVMVDDSIVRGTTTRGLVALVRSAGAREVHMRVSSPPITGPCYYGIDTPNREELIAATHSLDQIAAAIGVDSLGYLSLDGMLNAVPGGPHGFCHACFSGAYPTAAPLVDLHRAGKDM, from the coding sequence ATGTGCGGAATCTTTGGGGTGTACGGACGGCCCGACGCGGCAACCATCACGCACCTGGGCTTGTACTCGCTGCAACACCGTGGCCAGGAGTCCGCAGGCATCGTGGCGGTCGATGGGGAGTCGGTCGCTCGCGGCACGCGGCGCATGGGGCTCGTGTCGGATGGGTTGACCGCCCGCGAGATGGAGGCCCTGCCAGGCCACATGGCGATCGGGCACACGCGATACAGCACGGCCGGGTCATCGGCGCTCGAAAACGCGCAGCCCGTGCTGGCGCGATTCAAGGGCGGGCACATCGCCCTGGCACATAATGGCAACCTGACCAACGCCACGGAGATTCGCGGCACCCTGGAGAATTCAGGGTCGATCTTCGCGAGTACGATGGACTCGGAGGTCATTGTCCATCGCCTGGCGCGCACCCACAGCGCCGCGCCTGAGCACATGCTGGCGGACGCGCTGGATGGCATCGAGGGCGCATATTGCCTGACCGTGCTGATCGGCGAGACCCTGCTGGCGGCCCGCGACCCGCGTGGCTTTCGGCCGTTGGTTGTTGGTCGATTGGGCGACGGGTGGGTCGTGGCGTCCGAGACCTGTGCCCTCGACATCGTCGGGGCTTCCCTGCATTGCGAGGTCGCCCCCGGCGAAATCATCGCCATGGACAGCCGGGGCTTTCGATCCCTGCAGCTCCCGACCCAGCGTCCCCTGACACGATGTGTGTTCGAACACGTGTATTTTGCCCGACCGGACAGCTACGTGTTCAGTGGTTCGGTGGACCGTGCGCGACGGGCGCTCGGTCGAAGGCTGGCGGCCGAGTCGCCGGCCCCCGAGGCCGAACTCGTGTTCGCCGTCCCGGACTCGTCCAATGCTGCGGCCCTGGGATACGCGGAAGCGTCCGGCCTGCCGCTGGAACTCGCCCTGATCCGCAACCACTACGTTGGGCGAACCTTCATTCAGCCGACACAGGCGGGGCGGGATGCCAAGGTGAAGGTGAAGTACAACGCGGTGAAGGAGGTCCTGCAGGGGCGCAGCGTGGTCATGGTGGATGACTCCATCGTCCGAGGCACCACGACGCGGGGGCTGGTTGCGCTCGTCCGCTCAGCGGGGGCCCGGGAGGTGCACATGCGGGTGTCCTCGCCGCCGATTACCGGACCGTGTTACTACGGGATCGACACCCCCAATCGCGAGGAGCTGATCGCCGCGACGCACTCCCTGGACCAGATCGCCGCCGCCATTGGCGTGGATTCCCTGGGGTACCTCTCGCTGGACGGGATGCTCAACGCGGTACCCGGGGGCCCGCACGGATTTTGCCACGCCTGCTTCTCGGGTGCGTATCCCACCGCTGCCCCACTCGTCGATCTGCACCGGGCAGGAAAGGACATGTAG
- a CDS encoding class I SAM-dependent methyltransferase: MQLSPVPSEDELTRYYTRDYRSGGRYGGNAADLANFPRDNLFFFNRGEAVADLLVKHLGDRSPQRILDVGAGFGHILHRLGSRFPGAELHAQELSEPCVAHLRGIGVAVHDRPLAEVVSGVGPFDVVVLSHVLEHLRDPVGVLRLLGKHMTAGGLLSVEVPHVPADTLLSWDDSPWAPRHDEPHLTFFGAPELRGLLGRAGFDLRFLETAGPPWERVSRLRYSLPPLIPTLRRAIPEGVQRALRRRSSAVGDPASTRWPAFHAYGGHRIWLRAIATLTR; this comes from the coding sequence GTGCAACTCTCCCCTGTTCCTTCCGAAGACGAGCTGACCAGGTACTACACCAGGGACTACCGAAGCGGGGGGCGTTACGGGGGAAATGCGGCGGATCTCGCGAACTTCCCCCGGGACAACCTGTTCTTCTTCAACCGCGGTGAGGCGGTCGCGGACCTGCTGGTGAAGCACCTCGGGGATCGGTCGCCCCAGCGGATCCTCGATGTTGGTGCCGGCTTTGGGCACATCCTGCACCGCCTTGGATCCCGATTCCCCGGGGCCGAGCTGCACGCCCAGGAACTGTCCGAACCCTGCGTGGCCCACCTGCGCGGGATCGGGGTTGCAGTTCACGATCGTCCCCTCGCCGAGGTGGTCTCGGGGGTAGGTCCGTTCGACGTCGTGGTCCTCTCCCACGTGCTGGAGCACCTTCGCGACCCGGTAGGCGTGCTCCGGCTGCTCGGGAAGCACATGACCGCAGGGGGGCTCCTCTCCGTCGAGGTTCCCCATGTCCCAGCGGATACCCTCCTCTCATGGGATGACAGTCCGTGGGCACCGCGTCACGACGAGCCGCACCTCACCTTCTTTGGCGCTCCGGAGCTCCGCGGCCTCCTTGGGCGTGCCGGGTTTGACCTCCGCTTCCTGGAAACGGCCGGTCCCCCCTGGGAGCGCGTGAGCCGACTCCGCTACAGTCTTCCGCCGCTGATACCCACGCTGCGTCGCGCCATTCCAGAAGGGGTGCAGCGGGCGCTACGACGACGATCCTCGGCGGTCGGTGATCCAGCCTCAACCCGCTGGCCAGCCTTCCATGCGTATGGCGGCCACCGCATCTGGCTGCGGGCCATAGCCACCCTTACGCGCTAG
- a CDS encoding pyruvate, phosphate dikinase → MTQLVYFFGNGRAAGTREMKAILGGKGANLAEMTNIGVPVPPGFTLACSTCLTYLEAGRRPDGLEAEVAEHLARLEEVTGRGFGDAANPLLVSVRSGGPVSMPGMMETILNLGLNDRTVQGLATLSGNARFAFDSYRRFLQMYGDVVLGVPAQQFEHLLKAKRMTAGVATDAELSEEALRNLVEEYKALIRHETGADFPMDPRLQLWGAIEAVWKSWTLKKAVDYRRVNGIAETLGTAVNIVAMVFGNMGDDSGTGVAFTRDPSTGERRFYGEFLVNAQGEDVVAGIRTPLHIDEMATRLPAAYAELLRIQEVLERHFRDMQDLEFTVERGTLYLLQTRTGKRTAAASLRIARDMVAEGLITTRDAIQRVNASQLDQLLHPVIDPSARAVPIATGLPASPGAAAGIVVFDPDVAESRAARGEAVILVREETTPEDFHGIVAARAVLTSRGGMTSHAAVVARGMGKCAVVGCKEVEVDTTRREFTVGTTTVREGDWITLDGATGRVFPGDLPTVPSEVVRVTQGQLAAAEAPLHQAFAQVLQWADGVRRLKVRANADTPRDARVARAFGAEGIGLCRTEHMFFEGDRIHAMREMIVARDEGGRRRALAKLQPMQRGDFEAIFEAMSGYPVNIRLLDPPLHEFLPHGGEESKLLARQLRLTREELTRIVEGLRESNPMLGHRGCRLGITYPEITEMQGRAIFEAAVRASRRGLDVQVEIMVPLVATEKEFVHQRAILEECHTQVVRAMGYDIPYQIGTMIELPRAALTAAEIARTAEFFSFGTNDLTQTTLGLSRDDAGRFLPGYVERGLLPEDPFQVLDVVGVGKLIRMAVDDGRGARPGLKTGICGEHGGEPRSIAFCHSAGLDYVSCSPFRVPIARLAAAQAALTS, encoded by the coding sequence ATGACGCAGTTGGTCTACTTCTTTGGCAACGGCAGGGCCGCGGGCACCCGCGAGATGAAGGCCATCCTTGGCGGCAAGGGGGCGAATCTCGCGGAAATGACAAACATCGGTGTCCCGGTGCCCCCCGGGTTCACCCTCGCCTGCTCCACCTGCCTCACCTACCTCGAGGCGGGTCGGCGGCCCGATGGACTCGAGGCCGAGGTGGCGGAACACCTCGCCCGACTGGAAGAGGTGACCGGTCGTGGCTTTGGCGATGCGGCCAACCCGCTGCTGGTGTCGGTCCGCTCCGGCGGCCCGGTCAGCATGCCGGGGATGATGGAGACGATCCTCAACCTCGGCCTGAATGACCGAACCGTTCAGGGGCTCGCGACACTGAGTGGCAATGCGCGGTTCGCGTTTGATTCGTACCGCCGCTTCCTCCAGATGTATGGCGATGTAGTGCTCGGAGTCCCCGCCCAGCAGTTCGAGCACCTGCTTAAGGCCAAGCGGATGACGGCAGGCGTGGCCACAGACGCGGAGCTGTCCGAGGAGGCCCTCCGGAATCTCGTCGAAGAGTACAAGGCACTGATTCGCCACGAGACGGGCGCCGACTTCCCGATGGACCCGCGACTTCAGCTTTGGGGAGCCATCGAGGCGGTGTGGAAGTCCTGGACGCTCAAGAAGGCCGTCGACTACCGTCGCGTGAATGGCATCGCCGAGACGCTGGGAACTGCCGTCAACATCGTCGCGATGGTCTTCGGCAACATGGGCGATGACAGCGGGACGGGGGTCGCATTCACGCGCGATCCCTCCACGGGAGAGCGCCGGTTCTATGGTGAGTTCCTGGTCAATGCACAGGGCGAGGATGTCGTGGCCGGCATTCGTACCCCGCTCCACATTGATGAAATGGCGACGCGCCTTCCCGCCGCCTATGCGGAGTTGCTCCGTATCCAGGAGGTGTTGGAGCGCCATTTTCGCGACATGCAGGACCTGGAGTTCACCGTGGAACGGGGCACGTTGTACCTCCTCCAGACCCGCACGGGAAAGCGGACCGCGGCGGCGTCGCTCCGGATTGCCCGTGACATGGTGGCGGAGGGCTTGATCACGACGCGGGACGCCATCCAGCGCGTGAACGCGTCACAGCTGGACCAGCTGCTGCACCCCGTGATTGATCCATCAGCCCGCGCGGTCCCCATCGCCACCGGGCTCCCCGCGAGCCCTGGCGCGGCGGCCGGCATTGTGGTGTTTGACCCCGACGTCGCAGAGTCCCGTGCCGCACGGGGTGAAGCCGTGATTCTCGTGCGCGAGGAAACGACACCAGAGGACTTCCACGGTATCGTCGCCGCACGTGCGGTCCTCACCTCGCGCGGTGGGATGACGAGTCACGCGGCGGTCGTGGCCCGCGGGATGGGCAAGTGCGCGGTGGTGGGATGCAAGGAGGTTGAGGTGGACACCACGCGTCGGGAGTTCACCGTCGGCACCACCACAGTGCGCGAGGGAGACTGGATCACCCTCGACGGCGCGACGGGTCGTGTCTTCCCGGGAGACCTCCCTACAGTCCCCTCGGAGGTCGTGCGCGTCACCCAAGGACAACTGGCGGCGGCCGAGGCACCCCTGCACCAGGCTTTCGCCCAGGTCCTGCAATGGGCGGACGGCGTACGTCGCCTCAAGGTGCGCGCGAACGCCGACACGCCGCGCGATGCGCGCGTCGCGCGGGCGTTTGGAGCGGAGGGGATCGGGCTGTGCCGCACCGAGCACATGTTCTTCGAAGGCGACCGGATCCACGCGATGCGCGAGATGATCGTCGCGCGCGATGAGGGCGGTCGCCGTCGGGCCCTGGCCAAGTTGCAGCCGATGCAGCGCGGAGACTTCGAGGCGATCTTCGAGGCCATGAGCGGGTATCCGGTCAACATCCGGCTACTGGACCCGCCGCTCCATGAGTTCCTCCCCCACGGTGGCGAGGAAAGCAAGTTGCTGGCTCGCCAGCTCCGGCTGACGCGCGAAGAGCTGACGAGGATTGTCGAAGGACTCCGGGAATCCAACCCCATGTTGGGCCACCGCGGCTGCCGCCTCGGGATCACCTACCCGGAGATCACGGAGATGCAGGGGCGGGCAATTTTTGAGGCCGCGGTCCGCGCGAGTCGACGCGGGCTCGACGTTCAGGTCGAGATCATGGTTCCCCTGGTCGCCACCGAGAAGGAGTTCGTGCACCAGCGGGCCATTCTTGAGGAGTGCCACACCCAGGTGGTCCGTGCGATGGGATACGACATCCCCTACCAGATCGGTACCATGATCGAGCTGCCACGCGCGGCGCTGACCGCGGCGGAGATCGCCCGAACGGCCGAATTCTTCTCGTTCGGGACCAACGACCTGACGCAGACCACGCTCGGTCTGAGCAGGGACGACGCCGGCCGCTTCTTGCCGGGCTACGTGGAGCGCGGCCTGCTGCCGGAGGATCCCTTCCAGGTCCTCGATGTCGTGGGAGTCGGTAAGCTCATCCGGATGGCGGTGGACGACGGGCGCGGTGCCCGCCCCGGACTCAAGACGGGAATTTGCGGTGAGCATGGCGGCGAGCCTCGATCGATCGCCTTCTGCCACTCGGCGGGCCTCGACTATGTTTCCTGCTCGCCGTTCCGGGTACCTATCGCACGATTGGCCGCGGCCCAGGCGGCGCTGACGTCGTGA
- a CDS encoding chorismate mutase, with amino-acid sequence MSTPQEAVRELARLREEIEQVDRQIVELVVHRAKLAAEAGRAKRVAGLPLLDPVREARVMETAAEYARQAGIPDAEVRQVFRLLITIARKSQEAIP; translated from the coding sequence GTGAGCACCCCCCAGGAGGCCGTGCGGGAGCTCGCGCGGCTGCGCGAAGAAATCGAGCAGGTCGATCGCCAGATCGTGGAACTCGTCGTGCATCGCGCCAAACTTGCGGCAGAAGCGGGACGCGCCAAGCGAGTCGCGGGCCTTCCCCTCCTCGATCCGGTCCGGGAGGCTCGGGTCATGGAAACCGCCGCTGAGTACGCCCGCCAAGCGGGTATCCCGGACGCTGAGGTTCGCCAGGTCTTTCGGCTGCTCATCACGATTGCGCGCAAGTCGCAGGAGGCGATTCCATGA
- the larB gene encoding nickel pincer cofactor biosynthesis protein LarB, whose product MTPEQARALLGQVASGAASVDDVLAAFVQAPLESTDFATIDHHRTLRQGFPEVIYGAGKTIEQVIGISERLLARGQGVLLTRASGEMQDQLCQRFPGAIAHPVARTVRIPGANAPTPLPGPVMIVTAGTSDLPVADEADETAAALGMAVLRVTDVGVAGIHRLLARSAELRSARAVIVVAGMDGALPSVVGGLVACPVIAVPTSVGYGAAFGGVAPLLTALNSCSAGVVVVNIDNGFGAAMAAARILSADVRAPSA is encoded by the coding sequence GTGACGCCCGAGCAGGCGCGCGCCCTCCTGGGGCAGGTCGCGTCCGGTGCCGCCTCGGTGGACGACGTGTTGGCAGCGTTTGTACAGGCGCCGCTGGAGTCCACGGACTTCGCGACCATCGATCACCATCGGACACTGCGCCAGGGATTCCCGGAGGTCATTTACGGGGCAGGGAAGACCATCGAGCAGGTGATCGGCATCAGCGAGCGCCTGCTCGCCCGGGGACAGGGGGTGCTCCTCACCAGGGCAAGTGGCGAGATGCAGGATCAGTTGTGCCAACGGTTCCCCGGAGCCATCGCGCATCCCGTCGCACGGACCGTCCGCATCCCGGGAGCGAACGCTCCCACACCATTGCCCGGGCCCGTCATGATCGTCACGGCCGGGACGAGCGACCTCCCCGTGGCCGACGAAGCCGATGAGACCGCGGCGGCGTTAGGCATGGCCGTGCTGCGCGTCACTGATGTCGGGGTCGCCGGGATTCATCGACTCCTCGCCCGCTCGGCCGAGCTGCGAAGTGCACGTGCGGTGATTGTGGTCGCGGGGATGGACGGCGCCCTGCCGTCGGTGGTGGGAGGACTGGTGGCGTGCCCGGTCATCGCGGTCCCCACGAGTGTCGGGTATGGGGCCGCCTTCGGGGGGGTGGCTCCCTTGCTGACCGCGCTGAACTCCTGCTCCGCTGGCGTCGTCGTCGTGAACATCGACAACGGCTTCGGGGCCGCGATGGCTGCAGCCCGTATCCTCAGCGCGGACGTCCGCGCGCCTAGCGCGTAA
- the cmoA gene encoding carboxy-S-adenosyl-L-methionine synthase CmoA, with translation MTNPDAVAGAMPVGAVEHVPPDKVFAAPQQATDFKFDSRTAGVFDDMVGRSVPFYHEIQRMTTELAADFAVPGTNLYDLGCATATTLIACEPVVHPDVHFVGIDNSAEMLAKAQSKLDALPSARRRTLVLGDLHEEITIENASVVILTLTLQFVRPLHRERLIRTIAEGMNPQGCLILVEKLTEDDTLFNRLFIKYYYDMKRRHGYSDLEISQKREALENVLIPYHLAENEALCRKCGFTKFQTWFRWYNFSGMIAVK, from the coding sequence ATGACCAACCCCGATGCCGTGGCCGGCGCGATGCCCGTTGGGGCCGTGGAGCACGTCCCACCGGACAAGGTGTTCGCCGCACCCCAGCAGGCGACGGACTTCAAGTTCGACTCACGCACCGCCGGCGTGTTTGACGACATGGTGGGGCGTTCCGTCCCGTTCTACCATGAGATCCAGCGCATGACCACCGAGTTGGCCGCGGACTTTGCGGTTCCGGGGACCAATCTGTACGACCTTGGGTGTGCGACTGCGACGACGCTCATCGCGTGCGAGCCCGTGGTGCACCCGGACGTGCACTTCGTGGGTATCGACAACTCGGCGGAGATGCTCGCCAAGGCGCAGAGCAAACTCGATGCGCTCCCGAGCGCGCGGCGCCGCACGCTGGTGCTCGGCGACCTCCACGAGGAGATCACCATCGAGAATGCCTCGGTCGTGATCCTCACGCTCACCCTGCAGTTCGTGCGCCCCCTCCATCGCGAACGCCTCATCCGGACGATCGCCGAAGGAATGAACCCACAGGGATGCCTCATCCTGGTCGAGAAGCTCACCGAGGACGACACCCTCTTCAACCGCCTCTTCATCAAGTACTACTACGACATGAAGCGCCGGCACGGGTACTCCGATCTCGAGATCTCCCAGAAGCGTGAAGCCCTCGAGAACGTGCTCATTCCGTATCACCTCGCCGAGAATGAGGCGCTCTGCAGGAAGTGCGGGTTCACGAAGTTCCAGACCTGGTTCCGCTGGTACAACTTCTCGGGGATGATCGCCGTCAAGTGA